ACTCGACACCCTGCGCCTCGCGCTGGACGAGGGGCTGGAGGACCCGCTCGACGTGAAGGTCTGGGTGCTGCGCGCCGTGACGAGCGGGCAGAGGACCGCGATGATCCGCGACCTCCGCGCTCGCCTGAGCCTGGTCCCCGCCTCGCCCACGGGGAGATGAGGGAAGACTCAGCGGGGCCGCTTGATCGTCTCGATGCCCGCCCCCGAGTGCAGCACCTCGCCGTAGAGTTCCCAGAGGGCCTGGGCCCCAGTTCCATCCCGGATCAGCTTCGAGAAGCGCAGGTAGGCCGCGTGGCCGTCCGGCAGCACGAAGGTGGGCGTGCCGAATACTCCCAAGGCCGCCGCGTCCCGCAGGTCGGCGGCGAGGGCCTCCCGCAGGACCGCGTCGTCGGCAAGAGTCGCCTCAAGGCGGGTCAGGTCGAGCCCGGCTTCCCCGGCGGCGGCACGAATGGTCCCCTCGTCCAGTTCCCCCTTGTGTTCATGTCTCGCCCGGAGGAGCGCCAACGTGAAGGCCCAGGCGGCCTCCTCCCCTTGCAGGGCCGCCGCCTGCCCGGCGAGGAAGGCGCTCAGGCTGGCCTGCTGGGACGGGCTGCCCTCCCCGGCCCCCTGCTCGTGCAGCCACCACGTCGGGTTCTTGCGGTCGGGGTTCTCGGGGTGGTTGCCCTGCACGAGTGAGAAGTGCCGCAGGCGGAAGGAGAGCCTCTGCTCCCGCCGCAGCACGTCGGCCAGTTCCACTCCGCGCCACGCGAAGGGGCACAGGAAATCGAAGTAGAGGTCCGTGGGAGCTGTCCGGGAAGCCGTCATCCCTGGACGCTAACACGTTCGTCCGGTGGACGGGCCGCTCTGGGCACGCGGAAACGCGCCCGACTCCTCCCGGTGCCCGCGCCATCCTTGTCCCTCCCCGTGTCTTCCTCTAACGGAGGGGCCAGGACGGCGTCACCGCTCCTGTGGGTGCGTTCGCACCGGCGACGAGATGTTCGGCTCTCCACACCAGGTGTGGTAAAAGCTGTTCGTGAACATTTTACCATATCCGACCCAGACGTCATCATCTCGTGTGTCTTTGGCAATCTTCTTTTTGCTCGTCATGCGACGAGCAGAGCCTCGCGCCCCACAAACTGCTGCCTAACGAGCGGCGCTGGTGGTTGGACATGGTAAGAAATTAAAGCTTCAAGTCAGACCTGCCTCTGGGGAGTGGCCTTGTCGTCTGCCGAGCGTGGAAGCAGTTGCTGCTGGAGCGTGCGGGCCAGCCAGGTCTCGTATTCGTCGGGTGTCCAGCCCGCTTCAACAACGAATTCCCGGTAAAGTTCGAAGAGCGTCACGGCCTGCAATACCGCCGAGGCCCGTTCCACGTTCAACTCCGGGGATAGCAGATAAGCACTGTTCTCGATGAAGTGCCGCTGACTGGCGCGGCGGCCGCTGAGGGCCAGTTACAGTTCGGCTTTCGCCTCGGGGTCGGCCCTGCCGCGCTCTGGTTAAAGCTGCACCATCTCGGCTCCCGTTTCCCACTGCCGCCGGGTTAGGTGGGCCATGAGTTCCAGCCGACGGGAGGGCTCCTCCTGCATCAGCGCTTCCTGCGTCAAGTCCCGTTGCTGCGACGCCTGATGCCAGGCTTCCCGGATAGCGTGGAAGATGCCCCGCTTGTTGCCGAAGACGCTGTAAACCGTGCTGACCTCCACCCCCGCCTCACGTGCAATGTGTAGGGGAGATATGGTGGTAGAGCTCAACCGGCAGCTGGCCCTGCAAACCCTCGGGCGCGCCTTTAACCAGGACGACATCTCCCTCTTCGACGAGGTGATTCCCAGTCGGGGGTCGACCATTAGGAGCCTCGCGGGACGAACATGTTGCGGCACCTCAAGGAGGCCGTGCCCATGATGTGGCGGGCCTTCCCCGATCTGCATCACGTGCTGGTCGAGGAGGACATCGTCGCCTTTCACCCCACCATGACCGGGACCCACCTTGGGGTGTACGACATCGGGCCTTTCCGCACCCTTCCCCCCACCGGCAGGAAAATCAGGATGCGCCATATGCACTTTCTGCGCTGGCAGGACAATAAGAACACCGAACTGTGGCACCTGATGGACACGCCCAGCCTGATGCGGCAGCTCACTGGCCCCGAACCGGCACGGACCCTGACCTCCTGCCCCTCCCCCTCCTCAGCGGCGGGGTGGGCTCTACAGGAAGCGGGGCATCCCGCACGCCTCTACGGAATGAGGAAGCTCCGAGGAGGAGGTGCACTGCCCGGCCCAGACGACGGCTGAATCATGAAGGCCGCAGTCGTTTCCGAATAGATCTAGCCCTCCGGAGGTGCGGCGGTGACAGTCCCGGATGTGGGAAGCGCGGGGTCGCCGGGGCAGCCAGGCTCCCTCAGGACTGGGGGTTGGGACCTCCTGCACTCGCGCGGGCACACACTTTCTCCATAAAGTAATTTGATGAACATTTATAGAAAATGCGTGCTGGAGGGCTAAATTTCCGTGTTTTTGTGTCCGAGTGCGTGCTGGTCGGCCTGAAACAGTTCCCACCCTCTTCACGAGCACGCGAACATATGTCATGCTGCTCACCATGACGAAGAAATCAACGAAGGCGCCCGCCAAGAAGTCCTCCGCCAAGGCTGCCCCCGCCCAGGAAGAGGCCAAGACCAGCCGCGCTTCGGGCAACGAAGGCGGCAGCGGCAAGGTTGCCAAGACCCAGCTCGTGGAGCGGGTTGCGGACAAGACTGGCCTGACCAAGAAGCAGAGCGAGGAGGCCGTCAGCGCGATGCTGGGCGTGGTCGTGGACGCGATCCGGGGCGGCCAGAGCGTGGGCCTGCCCGGCCTGGGGACCCTGAGCGTGAAGAACACCGCCGCCCGCACCGGCGTGCGCCCCGGCACCAGCGAGCGCATTCAGATTCCCGCGGGCAAGAAGGTCGCCTTCAAGGTCGCCAGCACGCTCAAGTCCTCCCTCGGCATCACCGAGGACACGGCCGCCGAGTAAGTCCCGGCTCTCGCCCAAGCGCCCCAACCGGGGCGCTTTTTCTTGGCGCCAAGACGCGGCCCGGTCCAGGCGCAACCCCGCGCGCTGGGGGTCCCGGAAGTTTACCGCGCATGGAGGCGTTCGTCGACAGCGGGCCGCTTCTCGGCCCCGGTAGGGCGGGCAGGCTGTAGGTTGGTCAGGCGACCCGGCTCCGCCTGCGGATGTTTTTCTGTTCGTACAGACGGCGGTCCCCGAGTTCCAGGGCTTCCAGGACCGTTCGGGTCTCGTCGGGCACGCAGACCACGCCCAGGCTGGCGCCGATGAAGGGAAACCCCACGTCCCGGGTGAAATGCTCGGCGTTCCGCACGGCCTGCACGATGCGGTAGACCTCGCTGGCGGGCAGTTCGGGCCAGATTACGGCGAATTCATCCCCGCCGAAACGGTAGAGGCGCACCTGGGACGGGAGGGCACTTTGCAGGGAGGAGGCGAAGGCCCGCAGCAGCGCGTCGCCCCGGAGGTGCCCATGGGTGTCGTTGATCTGCTTCAGGCCGTCCAGGTCCATCAGCGCCAGGCAGAACGTGAAGGTCCCTGTCTGTAGGGCGGCGTAGCAACTCTCCAGGTCACCCTCGAAGGCGCGGCGGTTGCCGAGATGTGTGAGCGTGTCGCTGTAAGCCGCAACGTTCAGTTCCGCCTGAACCTCGGCCAGCTCCGCGTTGACCTGCTGCAGATCGGCCAGACTCTGCCCCAGGCGCCGGTTGAGATGATGTAGAGAGGCGATGATGCCGGTAATGACCAGCCCCTGAAGCGCGAAGATGGTCAGGGACAGCGTGGAAACTGGGGGCGGCATGTCGACCCAACGGATCAGCAGAGTACTCAGGACCGTGGCATACAGGCCACCCCATCCCCGGCGGAGGTACGCGCACAGGGCGATGAAAGAGAAGAATGGGAGAAAGGGAAAGTGGGCGCTGAAGTCCGGCCCGAGTACTTGCCCGCACAGACGCGCCAGCAGGACCAGACCGGCGACCACAAGCAGGGTACGAAGATGCCATCCCAGGTGAGTCCAGACGGAGAAGAGGTCAGGGCGTCGTGGACTCACGGGCATCGGCACAGCATGCTTTGAAAACCCGCCTGCGCCCTGAGGAAAGCGCTTAGCGAGGCTTGAGGAAGAGGAGGGGTAGGGGGTGTCGGTCGTGGCCCAGGTAGGGGAGGGGAGAGGTAAACCGTTGGGCAGCCCTGCCCTCTGTCCTCAAATGCTGGAGGGATGCCTGCTCTGCCACCCCCGTAGATTCGACCTAGGGTATTTGGGTAGTGGCTGCATCAACGTGACAAGTTGTGGCGGTGGAAGGCGAGGGTGAGTGAGGCTCCGAGCAACTCGTCGGATGTGGAGAACGAGAGGGAGTTGCGGACCAGACGACCCAGGCGTTGTCGAAGGGTGCAGTTGAGCCGCTCGACGTAGTTGATTTCCCCTCAGCGGGTGAAGCATTTGACGCCCAACAACGGTTCGTCGTAGGCCCGCCAGAGGTCCGTACAGCAGGTTGCTTTCAGGCGCTGTTCTGGGGAGAGGGGCAAGCGGTCCCACAGCTGGAAGACGGTCGCTTCGCTGCGATCTCCAAGAACACAAGCCAGCACCTTTTGAGTGCGGCGTTCTCGGGCAAGCCACCACCACCTGGCCTGCTTTTTCTGGCCCACGAAGGTCCATCACTCGTCCAGCTCGACCATCAATTCTTCAAGAGGCGTGAGACAGACCGTTTCGGTCTGTCTCACTTCGGCGGCCCCTTTTGTATCCACTGGATGACGGTGTTGCGGTGGACGCCAAAGACGCGCTGCACGCCCCTCAACCCCATCCGTTCGTGGACGGCATCGAGAATTTGAGTGCGCGTGGCCTCACTGTGCGCCACAGGTTTGGCGGCTGGGTGGAAGCGGCGACCGCAGACCTGGCACAGGTAGGTCTGGGTGCCGTTTTTGGCCTTGCCGTTCTTGACGGTTTGAACACTTCCGCACACTGGGCACTCGG
This window of the Deinococcus apachensis DSM 19763 genome carries:
- a CDS encoding DsbA family oxidoreductase: MTASRTAPTDLYFDFLCPFAWRGVELADVLRREQRLSFRLRHFSLVQGNHPENPDRKNPTWWLHEQGAGEGSPSQQASLSAFLAGQAAALQGEEAAWAFTLALLRARHEHKGELDEGTIRAAAGEAGLDLTRLEATLADDAVLREALAADLRDAAALGVFGTPTFVLPDGHAAYLRFSKLIRDGTGAQALWELYGEVLHSGAGIETIKRPR
- a CDS encoding GGDEF domain-containing protein; this translates as MPVSPRRPDLFSVWTHLGWHLRTLLVVAGLVLLARLCGQVLGPDFSAHFPFLPFFSFIALCAYLRRGWGGLYATVLSTLLIRWVDMPPPVSTLSLTIFALQGLVITGIIASLHHLNRRLGQSLADLQQVNAELAEVQAELNVAAYSDTLTHLGNRRAFEGDLESCYAALQTGTFTFCLALMDLDGLKQINDTHGHLRGDALLRAFASSLQSALPSQVRLYRFGGDEFAVIWPELPASEVYRIVQAVRNAEHFTRDVGFPFIGASLGVVCVPDETRTVLEALELGDRRLYEQKNIRRRSRVA
- a CDS encoding ester cyclase, with product MLRHLKEAVPMMWRAFPDLHHVLVEEDIVAFHPTMTGTHLGVYDIGPFRTLPPTGRKIRMRHMHFLRWQDNKNTELWHLMDTPSLMRQLTGPEPARTLTSCPSPSSAAGWALQEAGHPARLYGMRKLRGGGALPGPDDG
- a CDS encoding HU family DNA-binding protein, which encodes MLLTMTKKSTKAPAKKSSAKAAPAQEEAKTSRASGNEGGSGKVAKTQLVERVADKTGLTKKQSEEAVSAMLGVVVDAIRGGQSVGLPGLGTLSVKNTAARTGVRPGTSERIQIPAGKKVAFKVASTLKSSLGITEDTAAE